The following nucleotide sequence is from Alteromonas sp. V450.
TCGTCAGGGTGCATTTCACGAAGTATTGAAACAACATGATCGGTTGAGATAGCCGACTTTTCGATATCAATCGTTTGTGCATATGCCATTTCACTCAGTTCTTTAAACTGGCGTTCATAAGTCAGCAACACGCCAGTAAAAGCCATAATAAAAACAACAACGCTAGCTAGCAGTCCGGCGAAGAGATGGGTCCAAAAGACCCATCGTTTAAATGAAGAAAATATCATCTGAAAAGACCACTTAGAAATCGAAGGTCACTGACAAACGAATATCTCTCCCAGCTTCTTGCGGACCAACAACGCTTGGGAATACTTCGCTGTAGTCACCCACACTTGAATGGTCGATATACGCTTCATCAAACAAGTTCGTTACCGCCAGATTTAAGCGAAGGTCGTTTGTGACTTCCCACTCGCCATAAATATCCACTAGGGTATAGTCTGCTTTGTTAAGTGAATAAAGCGAGGCGGTCCAACCGTTTTCCACGGCCTGATGTAGCGTATCTATGTTGATGTCGTCAACCATAGTGATGTTAAAGCCAACGCTAATGTCTGCAGTAACGGTGTAATCTGCACCTAGTACCCACGTATCACCGCGACTGTTGCCTAAGCCAACAAACTCGTATCCGTTAATATCGATGCTGTTATAGGGTACGCTGTACAGACCTTCACGAGGCATCAATTCAACATCTACGCTTGAAAACCCAAAGTACACGTCAACAGAGTCCCAGCGATACGCAAGGTTAAACTCTACGCCAGATGATTCTAGGTCACCGATATTATTAAATACCGAGTTGCCTTGATAACCGCTAAATAGCACATCATCAATAGTAGATTCATAGGCGCTAAGGCGCGCATTAAGGTTATTCGCGCTGTATTCGATTGACGCTTCAATATTGGTGACAGTTTCAGGCACCACGTCACTGGCTACAACGGGAACGTCCTCACCATCATATAAATATTCGTCGAGCGTGAAGCCATCACCAATTTGCTTACCGCGCGCCGCTTCTGCGTAACCAAGACCAAGGGTCCAAGCTTCGGTAAGCTGATATTCAAGACCGACGTTAAAGCTAAGTTCATTGTCGTCGAGTCCAGATGGCTCATCGGTAACGGGTGTGCCGTAATAGTCATCGATCAAGATTTGTTGCTGAAAATCAAAGTCGTCATAACGAACACCGTAGCTCAACAACAACTCTGGTGTGATATTGCTATGAGCTTGCGCGTAAATACCCATTACGCTGCCTTCTTCTGCGTTCTGCACAGGACCTACACCAGGGCCACTTTCTACCTCATCTTTACGGTAGTCGATTCCGTAGGTGAATACATGGTTTGAAATGTCGGTGGTGTTTCTAATATCAAAACCATAGGTATCGATATCAGACAAGAAATCGAAACGACCACCGCGGAACGATGATGAAGTTTGGTATGCAGTGGCCTCTAAGAAAACCAGTGCACTGTGGTCAAAACGGTAGTTTGCTACGTAAGTATCACGCTCTGCTTCACTTGGATAAAGCGGAGCACCTTCTAGTACTACCCAGTTAGGTCTTGCCGAAAACTCACCCTCTTCATCGCGCTGCTCTGCACTTATTGAAAGGTATTGATTATCAGCAATGTAACCACTGGCTTTAAGGAACATGAGATCTTGATCTGCGGCAGTACCCAGCACTTCGTTGCCGTCGCCGTCTTCAAAGTTATCTCTGTCAACCGTACTGTAATAACCTAGCAAACCCCATGAATCACTTAGCTTTCCATAAAGGCTGCCGCTATATCGGGTGCCTTCGTTTGAGAAATAACTCGCTTTTACTCGGCCACCAAATTGTTCGTCGCCTCTCAATAAATCTTGCGCATCTTTGGTTTTAAAGCGGATTGAACCACCAATAGCACCTGGACCACTGGTTGCTTCACCTGCTCCAGCCTGCACATCGATTTGCTTCAGAAGATCGGGATCTAGCGTTACGCGGCCAATGTGGTGAAATAGGGTTGAGGTTTGCTGCGCGCCATCTACGGTTACATTCAGGTAGGCATCTTCTAGTCCACGGATAAAGATTTTCTGTGCTACACCTACTGAACCGCCAACGCTGACCGACGGCGACTCTCTAAAAACGTCAGCTAAATCGTTTGCCTGGAACTGCTCAATATCCTCGGCAGTAATGCTTAAGTTAGTTGCTGCGCCTACCACAGCAACTCGCTCTATAGACTTGGCTTCTTCATTCTGGTCTTCTAGGGATTGCGCAAATAATACCGGACTGGATAGCGTGCATACTGCACTGACTAAAACTAACGTTTTCAAGGATGTCTCCATTTGATAATCAACAATTACAAATAAGAAACATTCTCATTAACTTTAGTCTAAATGGATAGCACTTTTACATTTGTTACAACTTTCTACCTAACTTACAAGAATACAGCGATAAAAGGGTATCGGTTTCTTGGCGTTTTAGTATTTGCAAAAGAAAATCCTGCGAAAGCAAAGCTACTTTCACAGGTTGACGAGAAATTATACGCAAAAAAAAGCCGCTCTAAGAGCGGCTTTTTTCAAATACGTCAGCGATTACGCTTCAGCAATGATGATCACTTTGATTGAAGTGATAACGTCAGAGTGAAGTTGTAAGTCGATGTCATACTCACCAGTCTCACGAAGAGTACCAGTAGGTAGTTTAACTTCTGCTTTTTGTACTTCAACGCCAGCTGCAGTGATTGCATCAGCGATGTCACGAGTACCAACAGAGCCAAATAGTTTACCTTCGTCACCAGCAGGCGCTGCGATTGTAACTTCAGCAAGCTCAGCAACTTTTTCAGCGCGTGCGTTAGCAGCAGCTAGTTGCTCAGCAATTTTCGCTTCAAGTTCAGCACGACGTGCTTCGAACTTTTCAACGTTGTCTTTAGTTGCAGGAACCGCTTTACCCTGTGGGAAAAGGAAGTTACGAGCGTAACCAGACTTAACAGTCACTTGGTCGCCCAGGCCGCCAAGGTTGGCGATTTTATCTAGTAGGATGATATTCATCTTAGCTAACCCTTATATTCGCCAAATTACTTGTGTGAATCAGTGTACGGAAGCAACGCAAGGAAACGTGCGCGCTTGATCGCAGAAGACAGCTGACGCTGATATTTTGCGCTTGTACCAGTAATACGGCTAGGGACAATTTTACCGCTCTCAGTGATGTAGTTCTTAAGAGTAGCGATATCTTTGTAATCAATCTCAGTCACACCTTCTGCAGTGAAACGGCAGAACTTACGACGTCTGAAAAAACGAGCCATGGGTAATCTCCTTAAGCGTTGTCTTCAGTGGTTTCAGTTTTCTTTTCCGCGCGATCTTGGCGAGGAGCAGAATCGTCACGACGCTCACGACGAGGCTCTTCTTTCATCATTGGAGAAGGCTCAGTCACAGCAGTCTTAGTGCGCATAACCATGTTACGTAGGATCACGTCGTTGAAACGGAAAGCATTTTCCAATTCATCAACAGCTTCTGCAGACGCTTCAGCATTGATTAGTACGTAGTGGGCTTTGTGCAGCTTTTCAATTGGGTAAGCCAGTTGACGACGGCCCCAATCTTCTAAACGATGAATCTGACCACCGTCTTGCTTTAGGATTGTGGTATAACGCTCGATCATACCAGGTACTTGTTCACTCTGATCAGGGTGAACCATAAATACGATTTCGTAATGACGCATTATAGCTCCTTACGGTTGTAGCCTCGACAGTACAGCCGACTGTATGGAGACAAGGAACGAATTGGGATGGCTGTAAGGGCGCGCATTATACGCAGCAGTTACTAATTGCACAAGCATTAATCACCTCTAGAACAATCATTTGTCTTTTGTAATAAACACCGAGCTAAAACATTTAATAAAATACTGTTTATTTATACAGTAAAATACTGTACAGTTTTTGTGTCTTTAATAAACAGGGGACCTACCATGGCCATTACCACACAGTATGTTGTTACGCACAAAGGGGTAGAAAAATTGGTAACTACCGACAAAAAAGAAGCCGATCAGTATGACAAAATGCTTGATGCAGCAGATAACCTTGCTGACTACATTCATGCGAAGGGGATCAAGCTAGACGATAGCGTAGTGGAAGAGCTCACTATTATGCTGTCTAAAAACAAAGATAAAATCAGCAAGATTTTTAAAGGCGCAACGGCTGAAAGCGTATTA
It contains:
- a CDS encoding TonB-dependent receptor, whose amino-acid sequence is MKTLVLVSAVCTLSSPVLFAQSLEDQNEEAKSIERVAVVGAATNLSITAEDIEQFQANDLADVFRESPSVSVGGSVGVAQKIFIRGLEDAYLNVTVDGAQQTSTLFHHIGRVTLDPDLLKQIDVQAGAGEATSGPGAIGGSIRFKTKDAQDLLRGDEQFGGRVKASYFSNEGTRYSGSLYGKLSDSWGLLGYYSTVDRDNFEDGDGNEVLGTAADQDLMFLKASGYIADNQYLSISAEQRDEEGEFSARPNWVVLEGAPLYPSEAERDTYVANYRFDHSALVFLEATAYQTSSSFRGGRFDFLSDIDTYGFDIRNTTDISNHVFTYGIDYRKDEVESGPGVGPVQNAEEGSVMGIYAQAHSNITPELLLSYGVRYDDFDFQQQILIDDYYGTPVTDEPSGLDDNELSFNVGLEYQLTEAWTLGLGYAEAARGKQIGDGFTLDEYLYDGEDVPVVASDVVPETVTNIEASIEYSANNLNARLSAYESTIDDVLFSGYQGNSVFNNIGDLESSGVEFNLAYRWDSVDVYFGFSSVDVELMPREGLYSVPYNSIDINGYEFVGLGNSRGDTWVLGADYTVTADISVGFNITMVDDINIDTLHQAVENGWTASLYSLNKADYTLVDIYGEWEVTNDLRLNLAVTNLFDEAYIDHSSVGDYSEVFPSVVGPQEAGRDIRLSVTFDF
- a CDS encoding YebG family protein; this translates as MAITTQYVVTHKGVEKLVTTDKKEADQYDKMLDAADNLADYIHAKGIKLDDSVVEELTIMLSKNKDKISKIFKGATAESVLEDESAEVVKLQANG
- the rplI gene encoding 50S ribosomal protein L9; amino-acid sequence: MNIILLDKIANLGGLGDQVTVKSGYARNFLFPQGKAVPATKDNVEKFEARRAELEAKIAEQLAAANARAEKVAELAEVTIAAPAGDEGKLFGSVGTRDIADAITAAGVEVQKAEVKLPTGTLRETGEYDIDLQLHSDVITSIKVIIIAEA
- the rpsF gene encoding 30S ribosomal protein S6; translated protein: MRHYEIVFMVHPDQSEQVPGMIERYTTILKQDGGQIHRLEDWGRRQLAYPIEKLHKAHYVLINAEASAEAVDELENAFRFNDVILRNMVMRTKTAVTEPSPMMKEEPRRERRDDSAPRQDRAEKKTETTEDNA
- the rpsR gene encoding 30S ribosomal protein S18 yields the protein MARFFRRRKFCRFTAEGVTEIDYKDIATLKNYITESGKIVPSRITGTSAKYQRQLSSAIKRARFLALLPYTDSHK